A genomic stretch from Candidatus Zixiibacteriota bacterium includes:
- a CDS encoding kelch repeat-containing protein, whose product MTADGRADRLRKAVLQTARLGKLPALAFAALAALLGAEHAAAQLAGKWETRAPMPTARTEVALAAATGRIFVIGGYGRHGDAVEAYDPASDSWRSRAPLPRSLHHVAAVSLDGRIYVVGGFGSNGGVTDTVYRYDPASDEWTLLTRMPTARGALSAAVVGGRICALGGIGIRRANTGAHECYDPARNRWETLARLPTPRDHHAVAVSGDRLYALGGRIDGRHHRSIAVNEEYDPAAGSWRRRAPLPTVRSGIAAAALGGRIFVFGGESGRGTHREVESYDPARDRWQTWAAMPTARHGLGAAVLGGSIYVISGGPQPGATFSSANEVFTP is encoded by the coding sequence ATGACAGCGGACGGGCGCGCCGACCGCCTGCGAAAAGCAGTGCTGCAGACGGCCCGGTTGGGAAAACTTCCGGCCCTCGCGTTCGCCGCGCTCGCTGCGCTGCTCGGCGCCGAACATGCCGCCGCGCAGCTCGCCGGCAAGTGGGAGACCCGGGCCCCGATGCCGACCGCCCGGACCGAGGTCGCCCTCGCCGCGGCGACAGGCAGGATCTTCGTGATAGGCGGCTACGGCCGTCACGGAGACGCAGTCGAAGCATACGATCCGGCCAGTGACAGCTGGCGGAGCCGGGCGCCGCTGCCTCGCTCTCTGCATCATGTCGCCGCCGTCTCGCTGGACGGCAGGATTTACGTCGTCGGCGGCTTTGGCTCGAACGGGGGCGTAACCGATACGGTCTATCGATACGATCCGGCCTCGGACGAATGGACGCTCCTCACGCGCATGCCGACCGCGCGCGGCGCTCTCTCGGCAGCCGTGGTCGGAGGCCGGATCTGCGCCCTGGGCGGGATCGGGATTCGACGCGCGAACACGGGCGCGCACGAGTGTTACGATCCCGCCAGGAATCGCTGGGAGACGTTGGCGCGCCTGCCCACCCCCCGCGACCACCATGCGGTCGCCGTCTCGGGGGACCGGCTCTACGCCTTGGGCGGCCGCATCGACGGCCGGCACCATCGCAGCATCGCCGTCAACGAGGAGTACGACCCCGCCGCCGGCAGCTGGCGCAGGCGCGCGCCGCTGCCGACCGTCAGGAGCGGCATCGCCGCGGCGGCCCTGGGCGGAAGGATTTTCGTCTTCGGGGGCGAATCGGGGCGGGGAACCCACCGCGAGGTCGAGTCCTACGATCCCGCCCGCGACCGCTGGCAGACCTGGGCGGCGATGCCGACGGCGCGCCACGGTCTCGGCGCCGCGGTGCTCGGCGGTTCGATTTACGTCATCTCGGGAGGCCCGCAGCCCGGCGCTACTTTTTCTTCGGCCAACGAAGTCTTCACGCCCTGA